ATCGCCTGCCATTTAATAATTCCTCCTTTTACTGTTCAGCCGGAGTTTCTACAGCAGCCGGCTCCTGTTCTGTTACTTCTGTGGGCACGGCAGTAGGAACCTCAGTGGGTTTTCTTGCGCCCTGCGTAAAGCCCTGTCCCTTATCTATGTACCAGTTCTTTCCCGACTGGAAAACAAGGCCGTTTATCACTTCTCCATCTTCGCCTATGGCTCCTATTGATTCGCCGTTTACCGTAAATTCAATTCCCGCCGCATTGCCGATAAGAAAAACAATCTTTGTTATGTCTTTCCACCTTTTATCCATGCCTTTTTTCAGAAGAAAATCTTCTTCTCCGTTGTCATGCCTTACCTTTATCCAGGTATCCGCTTTCCCCTTTGCAAAAACATTAAGGGTTTCTGTCTGCCCCGGAACGGGATAAACAGATTTATTTCCTTCCGATTTTTTTCCGCCGAGCACGGCAAAAAGTATAATGGCCAGAACAAGAAGCGCCGCCGCGGAAATAACAATGATAAGGTTTCTTTTATTATTTAAAGTAAGCTCCATGCCTCCGGCTTTTAATGCCGGCGTTTCCGCCTGTTTTTCGTGGTCATGCTGCGCCTCTTTAAGCACGCTTTTTGCAAAATCATCTTTTATAATCTCTTTGCCTATCCTGTGTATCTCTTTTTCAGTCTGCTGGCCTTCCGGCGTCTGGTCAAATAAAGATATAATCTGAGCTTCTTCCAGTTTTAAAAAACGCGCGTACGTGCGCAGAAAAAGCCTCATATAAACAGGCTTTTCAAAAGCGGTGGCATCTTCCTCTTCCAGCGCCTTTAAATATACAGGATCCACTTTCAGTTCTTTATGCAGGTCCTGAAATTTCAGGTTTCTTGACTCTCTTGCTTTCTTTAAAAGTTCTCCGTATCCTTTTGACATTTATTGCTCCTCTCGTTTACTTTATTATCGGGTTTCCCTGCATAAGGTCAGACGCTTCTATTATTTCAATGCCTTCCGGCGCTTTGAAAGTAAAGGCACTGTCCTTAAACTCGGGCAATAAATCCGCTTTTTCAGCGGAATATTTTTTTATGTTTGAAAAAACCGATTCCACTATCATCGCTTCATACTTCATCTTCATGGATTCAGGGAACAGCGTCTCTTTATTCACCTTTACCGTAAGCTCATCAAAAGCCATTTCCTGTTTTTTTATGGGAATCATTTTTATCAGATAGAAATTTTCCGAAACAGTAAGGGTGGACCTGCTTCTTTTGGAAAAGTACGCTATTGAAGATTCAAAATCTATGTAAAATTTTGAATTAAAACTCATCTGTTCCACATCCTGCTTTATTGCCTGGCTTAAAACAGGGGTGTATACCCAGACCGTCTTTCCGTCAGATATAAGCTGCTGCTCTGTGGGTTCGGAATAAATCACTTTGAATTTGTCCGGTTTTACTATGTAAGCAAGCCCTTTTATTCTCTGCGAAGTATCAGCGTCAGTGTATTTTGTGTTTATGTCAATATTCATAACAATTGCTTTTCTTTTAACCTGAGCCGCCTCTATCTTTTCAATGACTTCCCCAAGGGTAATTTCTTCTTTTTTTACCGGAGTACTTACCGCCTTGGTTTTAACAGCCGGAGTTGACACTTTCTTTACCGCTGTTTTAGTGGCAGTGGGCGCTGTTTTCGCTTCTTTTGTGGAAGTCGGCGACGGTTTTGCTTTTGTCGGGACTGCAGTCAAAGTAAATGTCAATGTGGCTGTCTGTGTGGGTTCTTCTTTTACTGACCGTGCCTGAACCGCGGCCTGCGCGGTAGCGTCTGCCGCAGCTGAAATATCCGCGTCTTTTACAACTGTTTTACTTTCAGTAGCACAGCTGATTAAAAACATCATATAAATCAATAATAAACCTATAACAATTTTTTTATTCATATTAAGGTCCTCCTGTACGGCAACTTACCGCCTAACCATTGTAATGATAAAATCCTTTAAAATCAAGAAAAAAGATAAGTAATTGATGGTTAGATGCTTAGAAGCTTAGATGTTTGATTGAATCTAATGCGCTAAGATAAATTGCACACCAATAAAAATCCATCAAGGGAAACAGCTATACAACCTAATCTCCAATTTTATCTTTTAAGTTTATCTCCATTTTTTTTTGTCCGGAAAATAAATGTGCTTTTCCATCATCTTCTATTTTATAAATCGCCCAATCTTCATTTAAATTCCAACTTTTACCATTAGAAATATTAAAAAACATCATAGTCTCACGACCTGGTCCATAAGACCTGCATGGTATTCCCAAATATTTTCCATTTGAAGATATTTTAAATTCATGAAAACTATAACCAGAATTCGGAAATTCAAACAATTTTGTGCCTTCCGCATTAAAAACATATAAATTGCAATAATTAGAATCTTCCCAATCACCATAGGTGCTTAAAACAACATTGCCATTTTGTAAAATCTTTATATCACTTGCATTTGCGTCTTGGCGTTTGCCTATTTCTGTTTTCCATAGTTTTTCGCCTTTCTCGTTCTCTATTTCTAATTCTAAAGTCGACGGA
This window of the Candidatus Goldiibacteriota bacterium genome carries:
- a CDS encoding DUF4115 domain-containing protein is translated as MSKGYGELLKKARESRNLKFQDLHKELKVDPVYLKALEEEDATAFEKPVYMRLFLRTYARFLKLEEAQIISLFDQTPEGQQTEKEIHRIGKEIIKDDFAKSVLKEAQHDHEKQAETPALKAGGMELTLNNKRNLIIVISAAALLVLAIILFAVLGGKKSEGNKSVYPVPGQTETLNVFAKGKADTWIKVRHDNGEEDFLLKKGMDKRWKDITKIVFLIGNAAGIEFTVNGESIGAIGEDGEVINGLVFQSGKNWYIDKGQGFTQGARKPTEVPTAVPTEVTEQEPAAVETPAEQ
- a CDS encoding outer membrane lipoprotein carrier protein LolA codes for the protein MNKKIVIGLLLIYMMFLISCATESKTVVKDADISAAADATAQAAVQARSVKEEPTQTATLTFTLTAVPTKAKPSPTSTKEAKTAPTATKTAVKKVSTPAVKTKAVSTPVKKEEITLGEVIEKIEAAQVKRKAIVMNIDINTKYTDADTSQRIKGLAYIVKPDKFKVIYSEPTEQQLISDGKTVWVYTPVLSQAIKQDVEQMSFNSKFYIDFESSIAYFSKRSRSTLTVSENFYLIKMIPIKKQEMAFDELTVKVNKETLFPESMKMKYEAMIVESVFSNIKKYSAEKADLLPEFKDSAFTFKAPEGIEIIEASDLMQGNPIIK